The Stratiformator vulcanicus genome has a segment encoding these proteins:
- a CDS encoding ABC transporter permease, with protein MIGLVFRSLRARPTAALLLMAAIAIATATPSAVLAVSGALKNRLAERAATTPVVIGPAGSRLEVAAATLFFASAEVPPISAADWRELKSTFSGEALPIYLCGHLGKEIPLVATTPGYFRHRASRVEGDVLRRIGDVILGATAARELDARVGELLTTEPESILELVGPRPARLKVVGVLAPSDTADDKAAFVSLRTAWAIDGFGHSHGAVTESESDILDLTNEAAAALHFHSDDRRLPLTSIIYLPADERDLLMLLAELKQRDSTLGAVEPLRLLTKFRRDYDALEGTLFSVALVNVLVTLVLGLALILLVLRLRSSETRTLASLGISKGAIARLYGLELAIVMLTGMMIGGLLAWVIRWSAIG; from the coding sequence ATGATTGGGCTCGTGTTTCGCTCGCTCAGAGCCCGGCCGACGGCCGCACTCTTATTGATGGCGGCAATCGCGATCGCAACGGCCACACCCTCGGCGGTTCTTGCCGTGAGCGGGGCATTGAAAAATCGACTTGCCGAGCGCGCCGCGACGACCCCCGTCGTCATCGGTCCGGCGGGTAGTCGGTTGGAAGTAGCCGCCGCGACGCTCTTTTTCGCGTCGGCGGAGGTGCCGCCCATTTCTGCCGCGGACTGGCGAGAGCTGAAGTCAACATTTTCCGGAGAAGCGCTGCCGATTTACTTGTGCGGCCATCTTGGCAAAGAGATTCCGCTCGTTGCGACAACTCCCGGGTACTTCCGTCACCGAGCCTCGCGCGTCGAGGGCGACGTCCTCCGTCGGATCGGCGACGTCATCCTTGGCGCAACGGCGGCACGCGAATTAGATGCGCGAGTCGGAGAACTTCTTACGACTGAGCCGGAGTCGATTCTCGAACTCGTCGGACCACGTCCGGCTCGGCTCAAGGTCGTGGGCGTACTCGCCCCGTCCGATACGGCCGATGACAAAGCCGCATTCGTTTCGCTGCGTACCGCATGGGCGATCGACGGCTTCGGGCATTCACACGGAGCCGTCACCGAATCGGAATCTGACATACTTGACCTGACCAATGAGGCCGCAGCGGCGTTGCACTTTCACAGTGACGACCGTCGCCTGCCACTGACCTCAATCATCTACCTGCCGGCCGACGAACGCGATTTGCTGATGCTGCTTGCGGAACTGAAACAACGAGATTCCACGCTCGGCGCCGTTGAGCCGCTTCGGCTGCTGACGAAATTTCGTCGCGACTACGATGCGTTGGAGGGAACGCTGTTCTCCGTCGCACTGGTCAATGTCCTGGTCACCCTCGTGCTCGGGCTTGCCCTCATCTTGCTGGTGCTCCGGCTGCGCAGCTCCGAGACGCGGACGCTCGCCAGTCTCGGCATTTCCAAGGGAGCGATCGCCCGGCTCTACGGCCTCGAACTCGCAATCGTGATGTTGACCGGAATGATGATCGGTGGCCTACTGGCTTGGGTCATCCGCTGGAGCGCGATCGGATAA
- a CDS encoding cytochrome c oxidase subunit 3: MAVSGGFLPTYKDQTFRPSSWGAQRRTQLAFWLFIASLAMFFVAGLIGYLIARFALLKGQHPVSVPLLFWFSTVVLLMGGTSMQVALSSIRRERQLKFRRCLTFATLCGICFCILQVFGMSRLLDSHWATLDGERTPLTGLLFVLILLHGLHFVTGLAIQLYVNWRALRGRYDHEYFMGVRLCTYYWRFLDVVWLAMFGAILLTT, from the coding sequence GTGGCTGTGTCCGGCGGATTTCTTCCGACATATAAAGATCAGACGTTCCGGCCATCTTCGTGGGGCGCGCAGCGCAGAACCCAATTGGCCTTCTGGCTCTTCATCGCCTCGCTTGCGATGTTCTTTGTCGCCGGATTGATCGGCTATCTCATCGCCCGGTTCGCCTTGCTGAAGGGCCAGCACCCGGTCTCAGTGCCGCTGCTGTTCTGGTTCAGCACGGTCGTATTGCTCATGGGCGGTACGAGCATGCAGGTCGCACTGTCGAGCATTCGTCGTGAACGGCAGTTGAAGTTCCGTCGCTGCCTGACGTTCGCGACTCTCTGCGGAATTTGCTTTTGCATCCTTCAAGTGTTCGGGATGAGCCGGCTGCTCGATTCCCATTGGGCAACACTCGACGGAGAGCGGACTCCGCTGACCGGGCTGCTATTCGTCTTAATTTTGTTGCACGGTTTGCACTTTGTGACCGGGCTTGCGATTCAGTTGTACGTGAATTGGCGTGCCCTGCGAGGCCGGTACGACCACGAGTACTTCATGGGCGTAAGGCTCTGCACTTATTATTGGCGATTTCTGGACGTCGTGTGGCTCGCCATGTTCGGGGCGATTCTGCTGACGACGTGA
- a CDS encoding cytochrome c oxidase subunit 3, which produces MATATDPNAEIADGEHGEHGHDSPFFAHHFESWNQQFEAGKLGMWAFLVQEVLFFSGLFCAYAVYRLTHPEIFEYADQFLSTPHGFLNTIVLLFSSLTMAWGVRCAMLGNQKGLVICLGVTLFCAALFLGVKAYEYTEKWHAELIWGGALYDRSTGSMEALIRLPHDGVLSGSILEARVADALWILEVTCVLAAVVCLVGGTLSYKIDQGLAVISSGAVLGLCLIGAFVMLLTMPAPPGSAEGVEAVETVVSGPVTARGVIWAVLVGGVIGGLYALLSTAFSSRIIATTLCAVGFLTAVGIFLGAECSMALHHFMHGGHDAEHSAADHHDGDHGGDHGGDHSDGEHGEDAHESSARVDEEVDAAESDESPNEMEPRDVSPSKEMSEQLAAAGDDPDGPTELTDKIEIPAIADRPRRLGIFFGIYYCMTGLHAIHILAGIGVITWILCRAVLGHFTPEYFGPVDFVGLYWHLVDLVWIYLFPLLYLIG; this is translated from the coding sequence ATGGCCACAGCGACTGACCCCAACGCCGAAATTGCCGACGGTGAGCACGGCGAGCACGGTCACGACAGCCCGTTCTTTGCGCACCATTTCGAATCGTGGAATCAGCAATTCGAAGCCGGTAAATTGGGGATGTGGGCCTTCCTCGTGCAGGAGGTCCTGTTCTTCAGCGGGCTGTTTTGCGCGTACGCCGTCTATCGGCTGACCCACCCGGAAATTTTCGAGTATGCCGATCAGTTTCTGAGTACGCCGCACGGCTTCCTGAATACGATCGTCCTGCTCTTCAGCAGTCTGACGATGGCGTGGGGCGTCCGATGTGCGATGTTGGGTAACCAAAAAGGTCTGGTGATTTGCCTCGGCGTCACACTCTTTTGCGCGGCTCTGTTCCTCGGTGTGAAGGCGTATGAATACACGGAGAAATGGCACGCAGAATTGATTTGGGGTGGTGCCCTGTATGACCGGTCGACCGGATCGATGGAGGCATTGATCCGGCTGCCGCATGACGGCGTGTTGAGCGGCTCAATTCTCGAAGCACGTGTTGCCGATGCGCTGTGGATTCTTGAAGTCACATGTGTTCTCGCAGCCGTGGTCTGCCTGGTCGGGGGGACGCTGAGCTATAAGATCGACCAAGGCCTTGCTGTCATTTCATCGGGCGCGGTCCTTGGTCTCTGTCTGATCGGGGCCTTTGTAATGCTCCTGACAATGCCGGCGCCCCCGGGATCAGCCGAAGGAGTTGAGGCGGTTGAGACAGTCGTCTCGGGACCGGTTACGGCACGTGGAGTGATATGGGCTGTACTGGTAGGCGGCGTGATCGGCGGGCTCTATGCGCTATTGTCCACGGCTTTTTCGTCGCGGATTATTGCGACGACGCTGTGCGCCGTCGGATTTCTGACGGCGGTCGGGATCTTTCTCGGTGCCGAATGCAGTATGGCGCTGCATCACTTCATGCACGGCGGACACGACGCTGAGCATTCCGCCGCAGACCATCACGATGGAGACCATGGTGGCGATCACGGCGGTGACCATAGTGACGGCGAACACGGTGAAGATGCCCATGAGTCGAGCGCTCGTGTCGACGAAGAAGTCGATGCGGCCGAGTCTGATGAATCCCCCAATGAGATGGAGCCTCGCGACGTTTCGCCCTCCAAGGAAATGTCAGAGCAGTTGGCTGCGGCTGGCGACGATCCGGATGGACCGACCGAGCTGACCGATAAGATTGAGATTCCGGCGATCGCCGATCGGCCCCGGCGGCTTGGTATCTTCTTCGGCATCTACTACTGCATGACGGGACTGCACGCGATCCACATCCTCGCGGGCATCGGTGTGATCACGTGGATTTTGTGTCGAGCGGTACTCGGGCACTTCACTCCAGAGTATTTCGGACCGGTCGACTTTGTCGGGCTTTACTGGCACTTGGTCGACCTCGTCTGGATTTATCTCTTCCCGCTGCTGTATTTGATCGGATAG
- the coxB gene encoding cytochrome c oxidase subunit II — MNFLNQLNPMFGEGGGFWFPRAASTTAYHVDSLFDLILWICIVFFVIIVAVMLYFMIAYRRREGVEAVRTATHNDVLEITWSVIPTLLIFVIFAKGFAGYLDMRTPPENTYIVNVYAKKWGWTFKYPNGVISSNLHVPAGVPVELKMQSEDVIHSFFVPAFRVKQDIVPGRIATTWFEATMTEEDGQMVEYDLFCTEYCGQQHADMKAKAVVHERKSFDCWLVYERQKLLDMPPIDLGKILYEQRGCVGCHSIDGTRKVGPSFNKTFGQEHKFSNADPVVGDEEYVRESIRYPQRKVREGYGGVMPAYPESQLEMLELDALIAYIKSVNEDEQIRDEAFGNNLPPSQQKDEDSEEGEGGDESASDADPLAECEEYLESFKAMGAAPSADGMNASDMPEAETEDGTSGGEESGSTIGSDAAPDA; from the coding sequence ATGAATTTCTTGAACCAACTCAATCCAATGTTCGGCGAAGGCGGCGGCTTCTGGTTTCCGCGCGCCGCCTCGACGACGGCCTATCACGTCGACAGCCTGTTCGATCTGATCCTGTGGATCTGCATCGTGTTCTTCGTGATCATCGTCGCAGTCATGCTTTACTTTATGATTGCTTATCGACGGCGAGAAGGCGTTGAAGCGGTTCGGACCGCGACGCACAACGATGTGCTGGAGATCACTTGGTCGGTTATTCCGACGCTGCTTATCTTCGTGATCTTCGCCAAAGGGTTCGCCGGTTATCTCGATATGCGAACGCCGCCGGAGAACACGTACATCGTCAACGTCTACGCCAAGAAATGGGGTTGGACGTTTAAATATCCCAATGGCGTGATTTCCTCGAATCTCCACGTGCCGGCCGGCGTCCCGGTTGAACTAAAGATGCAATCGGAGGACGTGATTCACAGCTTCTTCGTGCCCGCATTCCGCGTGAAACAGGATATCGTTCCCGGACGGATCGCGACCACGTGGTTTGAGGCCACGATGACCGAAGAAGACGGGCAGATGGTCGAATATGACCTGTTCTGCACCGAGTATTGCGGTCAGCAGCACGCCGACATGAAGGCCAAAGCGGTGGTTCACGAGCGGAAGAGTTTCGATTGCTGGCTCGTTTACGAGCGGCAAAAGTTGCTCGATATGCCTCCGATCGATCTCGGGAAAATCCTTTACGAGCAACGCGGTTGCGTCGGATGTCATTCGATCGACGGTACTCGTAAGGTCGGGCCGTCGTTCAACAAGACGTTCGGTCAGGAACACAAATTCAGCAATGCTGATCCGGTCGTCGGCGACGAAGAATATGTTCGCGAGTCGATCCGATATCCGCAGCGAAAAGTTCGCGAGGGTTATGGCGGTGTGATGCCGGCCTATCCGGAATCGCAACTCGAGATGCTCGAACTCGATGCGTTGATCGCGTATATCAAGAGCGTCAATGAAGACGAACAGATTCGCGACGAGGCATTCGGCAACAACCTCCCGCCGAGCCAGCAGAAGGACGAAGACTCTGAGGAAGGTGAAGGTGGTGACGAATCTGCATCTGACGCCGACCCTCTTGCCGAGTGCGAAGAGTACTTGGAGAGCTTTAAGGCGATGGGCGCCGCACCTTCCGCTGACGGCATGAACGCGTCCGATATGCCGGAAGCGGAGACCGAAGACGGTACGTCGGGTGGCGAAGAATCGGGTTCAACGATCGGTTCCGATGCCGCTCCCGATGCTTGA
- a CDS encoding ABC transporter ATP-binding protein, with protein MDDNSIASVATEAVLKTQDVSWAPSPGRLITYPDFALPPQSMTAIIGPSGSGKTTLLDLLAGLRPPDGGEVSIQGARPKSMGEMSIREFRRENIGIVFQDLRLLEHLSVMENILLPTLLHVRDRVPQLRERAKTLLCRLELDIDCDRPLRYLAGGEKQRVAIVRAILQQPPIVLADEPTGHLDGPTGELVLAELRTLANECGSTILVATHDTSLLSMFDRVIDLASGIVAESN; from the coding sequence ATGGATGACAATTCGATCGCCTCTGTCGCAACCGAGGCCGTTCTCAAAACTCAAGACGTGTCGTGGGCACCGTCACCGGGTCGGCTCATTACCTATCCCGACTTCGCCCTGCCGCCACAAAGCATGACCGCCATCATCGGGCCGAGCGGTTCCGGGAAGACGACGCTGCTCGACCTCCTCGCCGGGCTGCGTCCGCCTGATGGCGGCGAAGTGTCGATCCAAGGCGCCCGTCCAAAATCGATGGGCGAGATGTCTATCCGAGAATTCCGACGCGAGAACATCGGCATCGTCTTTCAAGACCTCCGGCTGCTGGAGCATCTGTCGGTGATGGAAAACATTCTGTTGCCGACATTGCTTCACGTCCGCGACCGCGTTCCGCAATTGAGAGAGCGTGCAAAGACGTTGCTTTGTCGGCTGGAACTCGACATCGACTGCGATCGACCGCTCCGATACCTTGCCGGCGGCGAAAAACAACGCGTGGCGATCGTCCGTGCGATCTTGCAGCAGCCTCCGATTGTGCTGGCCGATGAACCGACGGGGCACTTGGACGGCCCGACCGGTGAGTTGGTCTTAGCCGAACTTCGCACGCTCGCGAACGAGTGCGGCTCGACGATTCTCGTCGCAACGCACGATACGTCACTGCTTTCAATGTTCGACCGCGTGATCGATTTGGCGTCCGGCATCGTCGCGGAGTCGAATTGA
- the ctaD gene encoding cytochrome c oxidase subunit I, protein MATAAVPATEHPGGHAAEENYLTCSRGVASWLLTLDHKRIGVMYLIGIVISFLLGGVMALLLRTELLAPGQTLPTEPFKMIFGTEDAYNWQDTYNQLFTLHGAIMTFLFIIPSVPAALGNFVLPIMLGAKDVAFPRMNLASFYLWIFGAIFFVATLITGGLDTGWTFYTPYSTTTSTAVISAVMGAFILGFSSIFTGLNFIVTVHTMRPPGMTWFRMPLLLWALYSTAVIQVLATPVLGITLLLLMAERALGIGIFDPALGGDPVLFQHFFWFYSHPAVYIMILPAFGIISELISTFSRKHIFGYTFIAYSSLAIALLGFLVWGHHMFTSGQSKLSALVFSLLTFSVSIPSAIKVFNWLATMYRGSISFATPMCYALSFIFLFTVGGLTGLFLGSLSTDVHLHDTYFVVAHFHYVQVGGTAVAFMGGLFYWWPKMFGRMYNELLGRTSALIVFLAFNLTYFPQFVMGSRGMPRRYSDYVPEFQTLHVMSTIGAYLLGIGFVLAFAVLLHGALRGRRAPSNPWGAATLEWQCSSPPPHHNFDEAPVVGDPYAVHEFVYDRETNNYVKRDEVTRSEDTV, encoded by the coding sequence ATGGCGACCGCAGCAGTACCAGCGACCGAGCATCCCGGCGGACATGCCGCCGAGGAGAATTACCTGACGTGCAGTCGCGGCGTCGCGTCGTGGCTTCTCACGCTCGATCACAAACGCATCGGAGTGATGTACCTGATCGGCATTGTGATCTCGTTCCTGCTCGGGGGCGTGATGGCGCTGCTGTTGCGGACGGAACTACTCGCACCGGGGCAGACGCTGCCGACCGAGCCGTTCAAAATGATCTTCGGCACCGAGGACGCCTACAACTGGCAAGATACGTATAACCAGTTGTTTACGCTCCACGGGGCGATCATGACGTTCCTGTTCATCATTCCGAGCGTCCCCGCGGCGCTGGGTAACTTTGTGTTGCCGATCATGCTGGGAGCCAAAGACGTGGCCTTCCCGCGCATGAACTTGGCCAGCTTCTACCTCTGGATATTCGGGGCGATCTTCTTCGTCGCGACGCTAATCACGGGAGGGCTCGATACGGGTTGGACGTTCTACACCCCGTATAGCACGACAACGAGTACGGCGGTGATATCGGCCGTGATGGGGGCATTCATTCTCGGATTCAGTTCGATCTTTACCGGACTGAACTTCATTGTGACGGTGCATACGATGCGACCGCCGGGGATGACCTGGTTTCGGATGCCGCTCTTGCTGTGGGCACTTTATTCAACGGCAGTCATCCAGGTTCTGGCGACGCCTGTCCTCGGCATCACGCTGTTATTGCTGATGGCTGAGCGCGCTTTGGGGATCGGTATTTTTGACCCGGCGCTCGGGGGCGACCCGGTGCTGTTCCAGCACTTCTTCTGGTTCTACAGCCACCCGGCGGTCTACATCATGATCCTGCCGGCATTCGGGATTATTAGCGAATTAATTTCGACGTTCAGTCGGAAGCACATCTTCGGCTACACGTTCATCGCCTACAGCTCGCTCGCGATCGCACTGCTCGGCTTTCTCGTGTGGGGCCACCACATGTTTACGAGCGGGCAATCGAAACTGTCCGCGTTGGTCTTCAGCCTTCTGACGTTCTCGGTCTCGATACCGTCGGCGATTAAGGTGTTTAACTGGCTGGCGACGATGTATCGCGGCTCAATTAGTTTCGCGACGCCGATGTGCTACGCGCTCTCGTTTATCTTCCTGTTTACCGTTGGTGGATTAACCGGATTGTTTCTCGGTTCGCTTTCGACAGACGTGCATTTGCATGACACCTATTTTGTCGTCGCTCACTTTCACTATGTGCAGGTCGGCGGTACGGCGGTCGCATTCATGGGCGGGCTGTTCTATTGGTGGCCCAAGATGTTCGGCAGGATGTACAACGAGTTGCTCGGTCGGACGAGTGCTCTAATCGTCTTTCTCGCGTTCAACCTGACCTACTTCCCGCAGTTCGTCATGGGATCCCGCGGGATGCCCCGGCGGTATTCCGACTACGTGCCGGAGTTCCAAACTTTGCATGTGATGAGCACGATTGGTGCTTATCTGCTCGGGATCGGCTTCGTCCTCGCCTTTGCCGTGCTGCTGCACGGTGCTTTGCGGGGTCGACGGGCCCCCTCGAACCCTTGGGGCGCGGCGACCTTGGAGTGGCAGTGCAGTTCTCCTCCGCCGCACCACAACTTTGACGAAGCACCCGTGGTTGGCGACCCGTACGCGGTCCATGAGTTCGTGTACGACCGGGAAACGAACAACTATGTGAAGCGTGATGAAGTCACGCGTTCTGAGGACACGGTTTGA